The following coding sequences lie in one Pseudalkalibacillus hwajinpoensis genomic window:
- a CDS encoding DedA family protein, with translation MLEFLIHFLKELGIWGLLISNAIEASSLPFPGGMMTLTYGYLLNASMIEMVGFAFLTSGIYTIFSFIPYGIGLKVKDKVERKLKKKKVERVQRWFRKCGSWSIAITRPLGIGNYVSYVSGMSKVKPWIFGALTFVGIFPWTIAMLWIGRNGNIKSVQAILGSIQKYVFLIVVVAVIGFIGYHYYRKRCKIDSKKQVFNTDQT, from the coding sequence ATGCTGGAATTTCTGATTCATTTCCTGAAAGAGCTTGGAATCTGGGGTCTTTTAATAAGCAATGCTATTGAAGCATCATCTCTACCTTTTCCGGGGGGGATGATGACTTTGACGTACGGTTATTTATTGAATGCTTCAATGATCGAGATGGTTGGTTTTGCATTTCTAACGAGCGGTATTTACACGATTTTTAGTTTTATTCCATATGGGATCGGTTTGAAAGTAAAGGATAAAGTCGAAAGGAAATTAAAAAAGAAGAAGGTTGAACGCGTTCAAAGATGGTTTAGAAAATGTGGTTCATGGAGTATTGCGATTACACGCCCACTTGGGATAGGGAACTATGTATCCTATGTGTCTGGTATGAGTAAGGTCAAGCCCTGGATATTTGGAGCACTTACCTTCGTCGGTATATTTCCTTGGACAATCGCTATGTTGTGGATTGGGCGGAATGGGAATATAAAATCAGTTCAAGCGATTTTAGGGAGCATACAGAAATATGTCTTTTTAATTGTTGTAGTGGCAGTTATTGGGTTCATTGGGTATCACTACTATCGTAAAAGGTGTAAAATCGATAGTAAGAAACAAGTGTTCAACACCGATCAAACGTAA
- a CDS encoding aspartate aminotransferase family protein, translated as MATSFEHRYNNMSDYLAPSMAKDHPNLPVVKEEGCYYYGADGQTYLDFTSGIAVANTGHRHPKVVQAIKDGADSLMHGPSGVIMYDSILKLAERLQGIMPKDLDCFFFANSGTEAIEGAMKLAKYVTKRPYVVSFTGCFHGRSLGALGVSTSKSKYRKFLQPNGLTYQIPYADAASCPEGQSVEDYCVGELEKDFEMLFDHQVTPEEVACVIVEPVLGEGGYIIPPKEWLQKVREICDRHGMLLIFDEVQTGFGRTGDWFAAQTFDVTPDIMAIAKGIASGMPLSATVASKELMSQWPMGTHGTTFGGNPIACSAALATLDVIEEEGLLSNSKDMGAYALEKLALIKEKHHVIGDVRGVGLMIGIEIIDPETGAPDGNGMMRILDLSLEKGVLFYLCGKHQEVIRMIPPLIITKEQIDEGLRIFEEAVTEFEQEKHVVSVG; from the coding sequence TTGGCTACATCATTTGAACATAGATACAACAACATGTCAGACTATCTTGCACCAAGTATGGCAAAGGATCATCCGAATTTACCAGTCGTGAAAGAAGAGGGTTGCTATTACTATGGGGCAGATGGCCAAACGTACCTAGATTTTACATCAGGTATTGCCGTAGCGAATACGGGCCACCGTCACCCTAAGGTTGTACAGGCTATAAAGGACGGTGCTGACTCTCTTATGCACGGGCCTTCAGGAGTAATTATGTATGATTCAATTCTAAAGCTAGCAGAACGTCTTCAAGGCATTATGCCGAAAGATTTAGATTGCTTTTTCTTTGCGAACAGTGGCACTGAGGCCATTGAAGGTGCGATGAAACTTGCTAAATATGTAACGAAACGACCGTATGTTGTTTCCTTTACAGGTTGCTTTCATGGACGCTCGCTTGGTGCTCTTGGTGTAAGTACATCAAAAAGCAAATACCGTAAATTTTTACAGCCTAATGGACTAACCTATCAAATTCCTTATGCGGATGCTGCTAGTTGTCCAGAAGGACAAAGTGTAGAAGATTATTGTGTTGGTGAGCTTGAGAAAGATTTCGAAATGCTTTTTGATCATCAGGTAACTCCTGAAGAAGTGGCTTGCGTAATCGTGGAACCTGTTCTAGGAGAAGGTGGCTATATCATTCCACCGAAAGAATGGTTACAAAAAGTAAGAGAGATTTGTGATCGCCATGGCATGCTGCTAATCTTTGATGAAGTTCAAACAGGATTCGGGCGGACTGGTGACTGGTTCGCTGCACAGACGTTTGATGTTACACCTGATATTATGGCGATCGCAAAAGGAATTGCCTCTGGGATGCCTCTTAGCGCCACAGTAGCTTCAAAAGAACTAATGAGTCAGTGGCCTATGGGAACACATGGCACAACATTTGGTGGTAATCCGATTGCTTGTTCAGCGGCGCTAGCTACTCTCGACGTAATTGAAGAAGAAGGATTACTTTCCAATTCGAAGGATATGGGTGCTTATGCATTAGAAAAATTAGCTCTTATAAAGGAAAAGCACCATGTGATCGGAGATGTCCGTGGTGTAGGTTTAATGATTGGAATTGAAATTATTGATCCAGAGACAGGCGCTCCAGACGGAAATGGAATGATGCGGATACTAGATCTGTCTCTTGAAAAAGGGGTGCTTTTCTATCTGTGCGGAAAACATCAAGAAGTGATTCGAATGATTCCTCCATTGATTATTACGAAAGAACAAATTGATGAAGGCCTCCGTATTTTTGAGGAAGCTGTCACGGAGTTTGAACAAGAGAAACACGTTGTTTCTGTAGGATAA
- a CDS encoding YjiH family protein, with the protein MEVKQEKSYPLESTGQSVEKSQTKKAYAWFLIPSLIGILLFLVPVPFNGKMTIGVGILAESIQIKLAPILPGFMTAILILSAIIPIIAKAFEPKAIMLRPFLKQLFYVNWFWISTRLIGALFAVMTLFKFGPEFIISDVSGGTMLYSLVPVLAAWFLFAGLLMPLLLEFGLMDFFGTALRYVMRPLFKLPGRSSIDALASWMGAGTVGVLITTKQYEEGYYTKREAAVIATNFSINSIAFSLVVISFIGLEDMFIPFYFTVVVAGLVAAFVCPRIPPLSRKADTYYEGTGKQISEDVPEGVSSFKWGIQKALEKASEVKGVKHVAGQGVNTVLDIYFALIPLVMALGTIALIIAEFTPFFTYLSMPIVPVLELMQIPEAAKAAPAMLVGFADMFLPAVIGTGIESELTRFVIAAISLTQLIYMSEIGILLVKSKIPISVLELAIIFLQRTVITLPIIVVMAHFFV; encoded by the coding sequence ATGGAAGTTAAACAGGAAAAATCCTATCCTCTTGAAAGTACGGGTCAATCAGTAGAGAAATCTCAAACAAAAAAAGCGTATGCATGGTTTCTTATTCCATCGTTAATCGGTATCTTATTATTTCTTGTTCCCGTTCCTTTTAATGGGAAAATGACGATTGGGGTCGGGATTTTGGCTGAGTCTATACAAATAAAACTAGCGCCTATCTTGCCTGGATTTATGACCGCCATTCTTATTTTATCTGCTATTATTCCTATTATTGCAAAAGCGTTTGAACCAAAAGCCATCATGCTTCGTCCGTTTCTGAAGCAATTATTTTATGTGAATTGGTTCTGGATTAGTACGAGGTTAATCGGTGCATTATTCGCAGTAATGACACTGTTTAAATTCGGTCCAGAATTTATCATCTCGGATGTTTCGGGTGGTACAATGCTATACTCACTCGTTCCCGTTCTTGCAGCATGGTTTCTCTTTGCTGGTCTGTTAATGCCTCTCTTACTAGAATTTGGGTTAATGGATTTCTTCGGAACAGCCCTTCGTTATGTGATGCGTCCTTTGTTTAAGTTACCTGGTCGCTCATCCATAGATGCGCTTGCTTCCTGGATGGGGGCAGGAACCGTTGGGGTACTGATTACAACGAAACAGTATGAAGAAGGCTATTATACAAAAAGAGAAGCTGCTGTTATTGCAACAAATTTTTCGATCAATTCGATCGCATTCAGTCTTGTTGTTATTAGCTTTATTGGTTTAGAAGATATGTTTATTCCGTTCTACTTTACGGTTGTGGTAGCAGGGCTAGTTGCTGCGTTTGTTTGTCCACGTATACCACCGCTATCTCGTAAAGCGGACACGTACTATGAGGGTACAGGAAAACAAATTTCTGAAGATGTACCTGAGGGTGTCTCTAGCTTCAAATGGGGAATACAAAAAGCACTAGAGAAGGCTTCTGAAGTAAAAGGAGTGAAGCATGTAGCTGGTCAGGGTGTTAACACCGTGCTTGATATTTATTTTGCTCTTATTCCGCTTGTGATGGCACTTGGAACAATTGCCCTTATTATTGCTGAATTTACGCCTTTCTTCACATATTTATCAATGCCGATCGTACCGGTCCTTGAACTTATGCAAATTCCTGAAGCAGCTAAAGCAGCGCCGGCTATGTTAGTTGGTTTTGCAGATATGTTTTTACCTGCAGTTATAGGAACAGGGATTGAAAGTGAATTAACGCGATTTGTTATTGCAGCTATTTCATTAACACAATTAATTTATATGTCAGAGATTGGTATTTTGCTAGTGAAATCGAAAATTCCAATTTCAGTTCTAGAACTTGCTATTATTTTCTTGCAACGTACGGTTATAACACTTCCGATTATTGTTGTCATGGCCCATTTCTTTGTATAA